The proteins below are encoded in one region of Rhododendron vialii isolate Sample 1 chromosome 7a, ASM3025357v1:
- the LOC131333393 gene encoding acetyl-CoA-benzylalcohol acetyltransferase-like codes for MEIQILSRKSIKPSTPTPNHLKTHKLSFFDQLAPPAHVPLLFFYPSDGISTSNEKLQKLQQSLSDVLTVFHPQSGRFIKQDLIVDCSDQGVEFFGAKVNLTLDKFLSLCPEKLELLNCFVPWDVGFAFLPTAPMVAIQVSVFECGGLVICVHASHVIADGFTGSMFIQAWATASRLGIGEVVRPCFDLFSLFPPRDIAWEIVNIPPPNFSSPGIGVKVVTRVFLFDAAKIEELKAEVGGSGGERKPSRVEVVISAVWKALILAARARNEGKLRNSVMSLSVNLRGRTALSTPENPSGNFYMSTPIEFAPEQNSTTVPNRHHLLGLVRESIRSSLSTFAELSSGDQVFSAVANFLYQLRKSTLDENVDVHHFASMCGFPLYETDFGWGKPCSVSSVCVPLEMVALMDTKCGTGVEAWVSLDETFMLELVKDPDIRGLNSSSCSPCGEITR; via the exons ATGGAGATCCAAATCTTGTCCAGAAAATCCATAAAACCCTCaactccaactccaaaccaTCTCAAAACACACAAACTGTCATTCTTTGATCAACTGGCTCCTCCGGCTCATGTCCCCCTCCTTTTCTTCTACCCATCCGATGGAATCTCCACCTCCAACGAAAAGCTACAAAAGCTACAACAATCCTTATCAGATGTCTTAACCGTGTTCCACCCTCAGTCAGGGAGGTTCATCAAACAAGACCTCATCGTGGATTGTAGCGATCAAGGGGTGGAGTTTTTCGGAGCCAAAGTAAATCTCACGCTCGACAAGTTCCTCTCTTTATGCCCTGAAAAACTTGAGTTGTTGAACTGTTTTGTGCCGTGGGATGTAGGCTTTGCTTTCTTACCAACTGCACCCATGGTAGCAATTCAAGTCTCGGTTTTTGAATGTGGTGGACTGGTCATTTGTGTGCACGCTTCCCATGTGATAGCCGATGGGTTCACCGGCAGTATGTTTATCCAAGCGTGGGCCACCGCAAGTCGGTTGGGGATCGGAGAAGTGGTCAGACCGTGTTTTGATCTCTTCTCGTTGTTCCCACCGAGAGATATTGCATGGGAGATTGTCAATATTCCACCACCAAACTTTAGCAGCCCCGGCATCGGCGTTAAGGTTGTTACTAGGGTGTTCTTGTTTGATGCAGCAAAGATAGAAGAGTTAAAGGCGGAAGTTGGTGGTTCCGGCGGAGAACGGAAACCTAGTAGGGTGGAGGTGGTGATATCAGCCGTGTGGAAGGCTCTAATTTTGGCCGCTCGAGCGAGGAATGAAGGGAAGTTGAGGAACTCTGTTATGTCGTTATCTGTAAATTTGAGAG GTAGAACAGCCCTATCCACACCTGAAAATCCTTCTGGGAACTTTTACATGTCAACTCCGATCGAATTTGCGCCGGAACAGAACAGTACTACGGTGCCAAATCGTCATCACTTGCTGGGCCTCGTACGGGAATCCATTCGGAGCTCTCTCTCAACCTTCGCAGAACTCTCCAGCGGCGACCAAGTTTTCTCGGCGGTAGCGAATTTTCTCTACCAGTTGAGAAAATCTACGCTGGACGAGAACGTGGACGTGCACCATTTCGCGAGCATGTGCGGGTTTCCTCTGTACGAGACCGATTTCGGTTGGGGGAAGCCTTGTTCGGTGAGTAGCGTTTGCGTGCCATTGGAAATGGTTGCTTTGATGGATACCAAATGTGGGACGGGAGTCGAAGCTTGGGTGTCCTTGGACGAAACTTTTATGCTCGAGTTGGTAAAGGATCCTGACATTCGGGGGTTGAACTCTTCCTCATGTTCTCCTTGTGGAGAAATTACTCGGTAG
- the LOC131333057 gene encoding acetyl-CoA-benzylalcohol acetyltransferase-like — protein sequence MEVQVLSRKFIKPSTPTPNHLRIHKLSFFDQPAPPVHIPFLFFYPSDGISTANEKLQKLQKSLSDTLTLFHPQSGRYIKEELMVDCSDQGVEVFEAKVNVRLNELLSLLPKRLELLNHFVPWDIGLTVLPTTPMVAFQVTVFECGGLAICTLTSHVVSDGFARTAFINAWATASRLGIEEVVRPRFDLSSIFPPRDNIAREIVNIPPPKFSGSDFKVVTRVFLFDAAKIAELKDKLGGSGEERKPSRVEVVISVVWKALVLAARARNEGKLRNSVLALTFNLRGRTALPMPENLAGNFFIETPTKYEPEQNTTEPNHHLLLHLIRESVNTFLATFGKLSDSDEITSAAVNFLNQVRKFILDEEVDVHHFTSRCRFPLYDSDFGWGKPCLVTPACAPLEIVALMDTKCGTGIEAWVSLNETQMLELEKDPDISGLATYSCSTDGKFLW from the exons ATGGAGGTCCAAGTCCTCTctagaaaattcataaaaccctcaactccaactccaaaccaTCTCAGAATTCACAAACTATCATTCTTTGATCAACCGGCTCCTCCAGTTCATATTCCCTTCCTCTTCTTCTACCCATCTGATGGAATTTCCACCGCCAATGAAAAGCTACAAAAGCTACAAAAATCCCTATCAGATACCTTAACCCTATTCCACCCTCAATCGGGGAGGTACATAAAAGAAGAGCTCATGGTAGATTGTAGTGACCAAGGGGTTGAAGTTTTTGAAGCCAAAGTGAATGTTCGACTCAATGAGTTGCTCTCTTTACTCCCTAAAAGACTCGAGCTTTTGAACCATTTTGTGCCATGGGATATAGGGCTTACTGTTTTACCAACTACACCTATGGTAGCATTTCAAGTCACGGTTTTTGAATGTGGTGGACTAGCCATTTGTACCCTTACTTCCCACGTGGTATCTGATGGGTTCGCCCGGACGGCGTTTATTAACGCGTGGGCGACTGCTAGTCGGTTGGGAATCGAGGAAGTGGTCCGGCCGAGGTTTGATCTTTCCTCTATCTTCCCGCCGAGAGATAATATTGCCAGGGAGATTGTAAATATTCCGCCACCAAAGTTTAGCGGCAGCGACTTCAAGGTTGTTACTCGGGTGTTCTTGTTTGATGCAGCGAAGATAGCGGAATTAAAGGACAAACTTGGTGGTTCTGGGGAAGAACGGAAGCCTAGTAGGGTGGAGGTGGTGATATCGGTTGTGTGGAAGGCTCTTGTTTTAGCCGCTCGAGCAAGGAATGAGGGGAAGCTGAGGAATTCTGTTTTGGCCTTAACCTTCAATTTGCGAG GTAGAACAGCCCTACCCATGCCAGAGAATCTTGCCGGAAACTTTTTCATTGAGACTCCAACAAAATACGAACCAGAACAGAACACCACGGAGCCGAACCATCACCTCTTGCTACATCTCATAAGGGAATCCGTAAACACCTTTCTCGCAACCTTTGGAAAACTCTCCGACAGCGACGAAATTACCTCGGCCGCAGTGAATTTCCTCAACCAAGTGAGAAAATTTATACTGGACGAGGAAGTGGACGTGCACCATTTCACAAGCAGGTGCAGATTCCCTCTTTATGATTCTGATTTTGGTTGGGGGAAGCCTTGTTTGGTGACTCCCGCTTGTGCGCCCCTGGAAATTGTCGCTTTGATGGATACTAAGTGCGGGACCGGAATCGAAGCTTGGGTCAGCTTGAACGaaactcaaatgcttgaattggAAAAGGATCCTGACATTTCGGGGTTGGCCACTTACTCATGTTCTACCGACGGGAAATTTCTTTGGTAG